A region of Nocardioides sp. JS614 DNA encodes the following proteins:
- a CDS encoding alpha/beta hydrolase, producing MLRTALRATMAAGLAATMAAGTLLAAPVTPAAVAKPVATTTDGCLSSVPDPGTTAPVQICYTVFRPAGASRRHPVPMLMHSHGWGGSRATEPAELSTYLEAGYGVLSFDQRGFGESGGHAYVENPAVEGHDVRALVRLVGRLPWVRQDGPGDPRMGAIGGSYGGGYQFLTAFEELRVTGKPVLDALAPEITWNDLSDSLAPDGVVRTAWAVALSAGAVPSDALPPNVYKALVEGAATGFWPDGSVPGTEDMATFFRANGPKWHVEHGRWLDIPVLLGQGTTDSLFPLQQGLANWRTALTPQARRHSIFVAYNGGHVLPAVLPSGVSVDSDPCSRQLAGGSFADLTVRFFDEQLRGRDTGLHGYGKYHLATPDSTCTTVASVAANTSYDVGTVATPETGGAPLAYEVAAGPIRVAGTPYLTGTLTALGANNRAFYGLAVGTSPADAHLVQNNVLPLNTLEPVVGQPWHLALPSVAVDVPAGQSLYVIASPLSDTFVGMGSRTPGAVLLEDTVAHLPIVGR from the coding sequence ATGCTGCGCACCGCACTCCGCGCCACGATGGCCGCCGGGCTGGCCGCCACGATGGCCGCCGGCACCCTCCTCGCCGCACCGGTCACGCCTGCGGCGGTGGCCAAGCCGGTCGCCACGACGACCGACGGCTGCCTGAGCAGCGTCCCCGACCCGGGCACCACCGCGCCGGTCCAGATCTGCTACACGGTGTTCCGCCCGGCGGGCGCCTCCCGCCGGCACCCGGTGCCGATGCTCATGCACAGCCACGGCTGGGGCGGCTCGCGGGCCACCGAGCCGGCCGAGCTCTCGACGTACCTGGAGGCCGGCTACGGCGTGCTCTCCTTCGACCAGCGCGGCTTCGGCGAGAGCGGCGGCCACGCGTACGTCGAGAACCCCGCCGTCGAGGGCCACGACGTGCGGGCGCTGGTGCGGCTGGTCGGCCGGCTGCCGTGGGTCCGCCAGGACGGGCCCGGCGACCCGCGGATGGGTGCGATCGGCGGCAGCTACGGCGGCGGCTACCAGTTCCTGACCGCCTTCGAGGAGCTCCGGGTCACCGGGAAGCCGGTGCTCGACGCCCTCGCCCCCGAGATCACCTGGAACGACCTCAGCGACAGCCTCGCGCCCGACGGCGTGGTCCGCACCGCCTGGGCGGTCGCGCTCAGCGCCGGCGCGGTCCCGTCCGACGCGCTTCCTCCCAACGTCTACAAGGCCCTCGTGGAGGGGGCGGCCACCGGCTTCTGGCCGGACGGCTCGGTGCCCGGCACCGAGGACATGGCGACGTTCTTCCGCGCCAACGGCCCGAAGTGGCACGTCGAGCACGGGCGCTGGCTCGACATCCCGGTGCTGCTGGGCCAGGGCACCACGGACTCGCTGTTCCCGCTCCAGCAGGGGCTGGCGAACTGGCGGACCGCGCTGACCCCGCAGGCCCGCCGGCACAGCATCTTCGTGGCCTACAACGGCGGCCACGTGCTGCCCGCGGTGCTGCCCAGCGGCGTGAGCGTCGACTCCGACCCGTGCAGCCGGCAGCTGGCCGGGGGCAGCTTCGCCGACCTGACCGTGCGGTTCTTCGACGAGCAGCTGCGCGGGCGCGACACCGGGCTGCACGGCTACGGCAAGTACCACCTCGCCACCCCCGACAGCACCTGCACGACGGTCGCGTCGGTCGCCGCGAACACCTCGTACGACGTCGGCACGGTCGCCACGCCCGAGACCGGCGGCGCGCCGCTGGCCTACGAGGTCGCCGCCGGGCCGATCCGGGTCGCGGGGACGCCGTACCTCACCGGCACCCTGACCGCGCTCGGCGCCAACAACCGGGCGTTCTACGGCCTGGCGGTCGGTACCTCGCCGGCGGACGCGCACCTGGTGCAGAACAACGTGCTGCCGCTGAACACCCTCGAGCCGGTGGTCGGTCAACCGTGGCACCTGGCGCTGCCCTCGGTGGCGGTCGACGTGCCGGCCGGGCAGTCGCTCTACGTGATCGCCAGCCCGCTCAGCGACACCTTCGTGGGGATGGGCAGCCGGACCCCGGGCGCGGTGCTGCTCGAGGACACGGTGGCCCACCTCCCCATCGTCGGCAGGTGA
- a CDS encoding phosphodiester glycosidase family protein — MRTRLLSVSLAACLLAATGPALAGDPGSDASAAGQAVARGGHGNRPDVPRTLHPQHTSGGEEGEVAAALPSMRRTASQNWRTSWQVAPGVKFTRWSQTDARGPIVAHLLTIDPKTPGLRIDYASMGAVRRVAPVRDILAVDNAVAGVNGDFYDIGHTGAPLGLGKDRQRGLLHAREDGWNKAFFINRHGRAGIGDLPMTARVLYHPKLKVTNLNSPFVMPGGIGIYTPRWGRTAGYGVTQGQTERVRAVTVVNGRVRTNRAKLSHDQPIKGLLFIGRGEGAKVLRKLPKHTRIKVRWSLQGRPQMAISGNNFLVHDGIIRAIDDREMHPRTAVGVDSDTGEVLLLVVDGRQADSRGYTMVELANLMVDLGADEAVNLDGGGSSTMVGKNRRGKVAVLNDPSDGFQRWVANAIEVTYSPPS; from the coding sequence GTGCGTACCCGTCTCCTCTCGGTCAGTCTTGCCGCCTGCCTGCTCGCGGCCACGGGGCCCGCTCTCGCGGGCGACCCGGGCAGCGACGCGTCGGCGGCCGGCCAAGCGGTCGCGCGCGGTGGACACGGGAACCGCCCCGACGTCCCCCGCACGCTGCACCCGCAACACACCTCGGGGGGCGAGGAGGGTGAGGTCGCGGCGGCGCTGCCGTCGATGCGCCGCACGGCCAGCCAGAACTGGCGGACCAGCTGGCAGGTCGCCCCGGGCGTGAAGTTCACCCGCTGGAGCCAGACCGACGCGCGCGGACCGATCGTCGCGCACCTGCTCACGATCGACCCGAAGACACCGGGGCTGCGCATCGACTACGCCAGCATGGGCGCCGTACGTCGCGTCGCGCCGGTCCGCGACATCCTCGCCGTCGACAACGCCGTCGCCGGCGTCAACGGCGACTTCTACGACATCGGCCACACCGGCGCCCCCCTCGGCCTGGGCAAGGACCGGCAGCGCGGGCTGCTGCACGCCCGGGAGGACGGCTGGAACAAGGCGTTCTTCATCAATCGCCACGGTCGGGCCGGCATCGGCGACCTGCCGATGACGGCGCGCGTGCTCTACCACCCGAAGCTGAAGGTCACGAACCTGAACTCGCCCTTCGTGATGCCGGGCGGCATCGGCATCTACACCCCGCGATGGGGCCGCACCGCCGGGTACGGCGTCACCCAGGGCCAGACCGAGCGGGTGCGCGCGGTGACCGTCGTCAACGGCCGGGTGCGGACCAACCGCGCGAAGCTCAGCCACGACCAGCCGATCAAGGGCCTGCTGTTCATCGGCCGCGGCGAGGGCGCCAAGGTGCTGCGCAAGCTGCCCAAGCACACCCGGATCAAGGTCCGATGGTCGCTCCAGGGACGCCCGCAGATGGCCATCAGCGGGAACAACTTCCTGGTCCACGACGGCATCATCCGCGCGATCGACGACCGCGAGATGCACCCGCGCACCGCGGTCGGAGTCGACTCCGACACCGGCGAGGTGCTGCTGCTGGTCGTCGACGGCCGCCAGGCCGACAGCCGCGGCTACACGATGGTGGAGCTCGCGAACCTGATGGTCGACCTGGGTGCCGACGAGGCCGTGAACCTCGACGGTGGCGGCTCGTCGACGATGGTCGGCAAGAACCGCAGGGGGAAGGTGGCGGTCCTCAACGACCCCTCCGACGGCTTCCAGCGCTG